Genomic DNA from Panthera leo isolate Ple1 chromosome A1, P.leo_Ple1_pat1.1, whole genome shotgun sequence:
GGAATGCAGTCAGCTTCTGGCATGTTTTCTAGACATCCTCGAAGGACTCTTGCCACTGTGTCCGCAACACTTCCCATGGTACTGTCCTCGAGGCCTAGAAAGTCAGAGAAAGTTGTAAACTAATTAACAATAAAACCTTAGGCGTTGGTAGCTTCTAACTTTCCCTCCACTATTTCTAAGGACATGAGGGACTCAAAATTGTTGCTCGGCTTTTTCCGATTCCTCCAATTTTGCTGGTACTGTGTAATTAGGCCGCAAAACAAACTGACTCCAGTTACTTAGTATTAAGCACTGGCATTTATAGTCTCATTTAAAATGCCAATGATGGCAACTTACATTCGCTGCTACTGCTGCAGCTGCCAAGAGTGCCTCTGACTATCATGCGAATAGCATCTCCAATCTGCTGCTTATTTTCTACTGCAGGTGTTCCCGATCTGGCGACTGTAGTGGTAGGTGGCTGGAGCTCCTAGAAAAGAGAAGAGTCAGACAAGGAGTCAAACATCTAAAATTCATTTGAGGTTGAGAATTCTCGGTTAAGCTGAGATTGTGGCAACTGGTGGGAAAGCTTATCAAAAAGCAGTGGACACAAAAGATAGTTCAGTGACTCGAGTGCATGCCTCgttaaactaaaaaacaaaatcttttaaaaggttCGAAGAAAAGCTTGAATCATGATCATCACATGCTTGAATCGTGATCATCATAACCCATGTGATAATtaacaaagaacagaaatgatataaagtgtttgtatctattttattcttttccagcATACCTCATCTGTCCTGTGTTTGCTGGGCTGCTGAGTTATTGAAGTCTTTTTCAAATCATGCCTAAGCTTGtaaatttcttcatcttctttagACACTCTATCTGTAAATCAAAGACAAGAATTATGAGCATTAGTCTGCTAACAAGGTAGGAACAGAGCTAGCCACATTTCCTCCTTTTGTGTTAGTAATCAGCTTATGAGCATTCAAGGCTAAACAAGCATTTTATCATTACCATCAGCTGCAATTAGGCAAGGAGCACACTTTAATgtgtatggggaaaaaaaagctatcCATCACATTTTTCAGTAGAGTTTTATCATACTATAAAAAGTTCAACAGTATTCAAACATACTGGCTGTTATGCTAacataaaaacattcttttaactAACTTATCAGATTTAAACATACTGGATCCAGAAGAACAGAAGAAGTCTTATACTTACTATGTGTGTCAATGTatcttgctttgtcttttttgcCACCAAAAAGAGCAGCAGCTGCTTTCTTAAAGAAATTCTTAGCTGGGCTTGACAAGTGGAAATCTGGAACGGTATGACAGCAGCTGGAAGAGAGTCTGTCTGGAGTGAAGCCCTGCGTAGTGTCAGAAAAGACTTTTCAGTAACCAGTTGGGTAACTGTCATCAAAAGCATGCaataaaaagacacaagaaacatGCCAACCTGCAAAAAAAATTCATGTCGAATGATGTCATCCAAACTGGGACGATCCTCAGGATTTTTGGACAACATGCTAGCTATTAAGTGCTTAGCTGGAGCCAGCAATGACGATGGCATTGTATACCTGGCTTCTCTTATGCACCTGTAAGTTTCTTTCAGATTTGTCGTTTCAAAGGGGGGTCTTCCTAGTAACATTGTATACCTGTGTGCAAGATAACACTTCTTTAGGAATGGTCATAAAGTAACTCTTTTCGAATGTGAAAAAAATCTAAACCCAAATTTGCATTTTGATCATTTTGGTGCATTTACTTACATTACACAACCTAAGGCCCAAATGTCTGATTCACAGCCGTGTCCTTGCTTGTTGAGGACTTCAGGGGAGAGATAATTTGGGGTACCACATATTGTTCtggaaaagcaaaatatgaagGTCTCATTAAGAACTGTTCTACTGTTTACACTTAGTTCTCTGGATAAAACCTTAAGAGTGTTATGTTGaatttctatttagaaaaatttgacttttgatttttgccATCTCAACAGTTAACAGTTGACCAAGtggcttaattatttttaatgcatgtaCAATTGTTTTCAGCCACGTGACAGCGTTTTTAAACCAACTGAGACCACGTACAGCAGAGCGTTTGTGTAACATTTCAGGCAAATATGAGACAGATTTGTTTCATAATCAACTTATAGGTATGAGGTCCTCTGCCTCGTCCACAGTGGGCACTTAGTGTTTCCATGGATTAACATCATTGTGGtctgtgaattttaaaatcagctgacCCTTCTCCAACACATTAACTGGAAAATAATAAGAGCATATTTGGTCTCTGTAAAACCTTGTCAGGATGTATCTTTCTGAGTCTTACCTCCTTCTGTGCTCCAAGGGTTCCAGCCTGGCTGCCAAGCCGAAGTCCCCGACTTTTAATTCCATGGCTTCGTTAATAAAGAAGTTCCCTAGatggtaaagaaaacaaaacctcagtCCCCTTGAAAAGATGTTCccaccaaatacacacacacacacatcctctttGGAGGCAGGCAGCCAGTTGTTGACTAGTAAAGTCACAGATTCAAAAGCAAGACGGCACAGGCTAGATCCCAACTAGAAACAGTAATACACAACGAGGcagacagggaagaaaagaacacCTCTCCCTAACACGAAATCAGTGTTTGGAACAAAGGGCTTACCTAGTTTGAGATCTCTGTGTAGGATTTCTTGTTCATGAAGGTACTTCAGTCCAGACACAATCTGCCTGAGGTAGTATCGGACTTCTGGCTCCGTCAACACCTTCCTCGCTTTCAAGATATGAGCCATGGACTaggaagagcagaaggaaaaaagacagtgtgtCAGAGTTATGGGCATCAGTAGTTGTCCTGCACAAGGTGCGTGATGAAAGTTAACACTGCAGGAAAGTAACTGCCACCAGAGCAAAACCGCCGATACAAGGCGATGTGACGGGGGGCGCGGATGGACTGGGACAGGGGTTAACGCTCACCCTTCGACTGCAGTATTCCAAGAGAATGTAAATGTTCTCTTTGTCCTCAAAGTAGTGGTAAAACTGCACTACATGCTTGTGATGAAGGATTCTGTGAAGCTCTATCTCTTTGTCAAtctgaaagaaaaagcaaaaccaggCTTATGAGCCTTCTGTCACCGCTTCCAAGCCAGCTGCTTACACACGCAGAAGACATTTTCTTAGCAGGGAAGGGCCATTCCTGCacacaaagaaaatactttaCTCAACAGTCATACACACCTTTTCCCTTTGATGAGGTTTGGCTACTCTGCTGTGAGGAATAATTTTTGCAGCATAGACTTTGTTGTTGGTCAGATCTGTCATCTCGTAACATTTTGCAAAGCCACCCTGAAAACAAAGCCGAGAGAGCACTGAGTGTGGTAGAAAAACGGAcagtacatgtttttaaaaatgaataaaaattagaaaggaacGCAACGTTACGGATGGGAGTGAGGGTGGAAAGACGTGTGcactgtactttttaaaagctccttCGCGAAGCCAAAAGCATTCCTGAAAACAGGGAACCGGTTCCCCTTCTCCCTTTACAAAGAGGAGCTTTATGGAGGGGGTTGGGAACAGGGAGATGAAAAATAATGTCTGAAGAGACCCGTCAAGAAAATTCCCTGGGGGGGCAGGCGGAGGAAGCTAGGGGCGCGAGCAGAAAGCCCTCgcttctggcctccagatcaATTTCTTGGGGCTGCGGGACGCACGGAGAGCTGAGGCTAAGGATATAAAAAGCCAACCCGGCGCTGTCAGCGCACAAAAGCCAGAGCAGGGCAGGTGAATACGACCCGCCCGGATCGGAGCCCCGGAGAAGCCAAAATGCGGGGACTCAGGGTCCGGCcggctcgggggtggggggggtgggggtgggggatgcccGGGCAGACCTCCCAACCGCCCGTCCGGCAGCCAGGCGCCCGCCGCTCGTCACCTTTCCCAGCACTTTGCCCCGGCAGTAGCGCTTCCCCGTCGTGGGGTCGACGATAATCCGCGAGATCTCGGCCCCCGAGTGCgagtggtgatgatggtggtgcgGGGCCGCCGGCTGCCCCTGCGCCTGGGGCTGAGGCGGCTGCGGCTCCTCAGGGGGCTGCTGCGGCCGCTTCTTCTTAGAGTCCCCGCCGCAAGCCTTGCCCAGCGCCTGCTCACACATCTTGGTGCTGGCGGCCGGCTGGTAGGTGATAGTCCGCAAGAGCTCCATCGTCGCCTCACCGCCCGGCACTGCCAGCTGTCACCTCCAAGGCGCGGACACAAGTCCGAGCCGGCCCTCACCCTCGAGCCCCCGCCGCCACCTCCTACAACCCACGCCCGACGTCCGCTTCCACTTGTGAGAGTGCGAACGCCCGGAGAAGTCTTATATACGGGCCGAGAAGGGGGGCGGAGAATCGAAACGGGATGCGACGTCACGGACGACGCCCCGCCCACCGGCCGTCCGAGAGCGCGGGTCGGACGCCACGTCTGGACCGGCCGCTGGGGTTCTTCTTGCGAGCGGCATGCAGACAGGGGTTGTGTAGCTCGTGCGCCGGTCTCGGGGAAGGATCACCGCAGCGGACAGGGCGACAAAGAAGTCCGGCAATTCCGGGACCGCCACCCCATTCTTCGAATGCTCTCAGGTTCTGGGTTTGAAATGGAAACCCGAGGGCTTGGCGCCAGGCCCcatcccctccctcagccccgcCCTCGCCCCGCCCTCGCCCCGCCTCACTCGCCGGGTGTCCCGGCGGCTAGGCGTGCGAGCCCGGCAGGGCGCTGTGCCAACGCgggtcccctcccctgcacagtcCTACTTGACCGCCTCGCAACCTGACGCCTCCAGTCAGGTGTGACTGTGTCCAGAGTCCACTGCACAGGCACGTGAGGCCTCGCCCTGACCATCTGGAGGACCTCGGTGCTGCCGTTCGCTGGCCCTGCCGCCACCCAGCACGGCCGCCCGCATTATTACCCCATCAGCTCGCTTCTCGATGGGGTACTGGGGGTGGTAGTGCCAGCGAAAGGCGAGGATTCTTAGAGCAAGGCGTACCGAGCTCAACGCCGCTTCTCAATGAGGCGGGCCCAGGCCGGGGCCTGTAGGCTGACCAAGCCAAGTCCCATTTAGGccttcctggcctctgcccaccgcGCAGAGCGGGTCTTTGTAGGAGGTCAGGTCCTTAACCTTGGAGAGGGAGACAGCCCCAGGCGAAAGTCTTCATCTTCTGGCTGCTCTCAGACTGGGGAGCAAGGGCGTCATCTCCTGGGAAGTATTAGAAGCGCAGGCACGGATTCGAATGGGGAGCGGTTTACAACGTGGGCCTTACTTGATAGTAAGTGGTGTTAAAAGGGCTCCTGGTGCTAATTATGGTTTACCATCGAAGTCATCTATCACTTCTTTTTCGGAAGGGCTTAGGCACAATGCGTCCTTTAAATGGCTCATTAAGTCACAGGGCTGCCCTGGTGCTGGGAGAGAATGCAAGGCCTTTTCCCCCTGCAGGGGGACTGGTAGGATGAAGGGAGGGACATTGGCTAATGAGCTTCAACATGGCTTAGATTCCTGTTCCCGGATTTTGCTATTCACTTTTGCTGACCGAGGAACAcctgtttcccttgctgtgctgGCAACAGTGGAACATTTATTAAGAACAAGGCACCGTGTATAGTATTTTGAAATGCCTTATGTAATCCTACAACAGTTGGGAGTGGGAAatactgttattcccattttacagataaggaaactggggtTTAGTTAACTGTTCTATGTATATGTTAGTAGACCACCCAAGTTATGTTGATGCGCAGTAGACAAATCTTTTAATCTAAGGTTAACAAGATGCGGTAAACCGTTTTTTGATACTAAATGCCAGGGGCTCTTTCCAGTACCAGATTAATGAACCTCTGGCAGGTACTTAGAAAAAGGGTTTGCTCCAGTCCACTCTCAAGTTTAGGTATGCATGGTGTCAGTTAGACAAGCATTTCCAGAGGCCTTCTGTGTCAAACACTTCCCACCTAATGTAGAAGGAGACTTCACTGGCATTACAGAGTAGGAAGGGAACGTCTTTCTGGTTCTTTACACAGTTCAGGGCAAGCACAGGCATGTCTCTCATAAGTGAAAGTAGACTTTACTCCCACGATGATCAGGGCTGGAATAAGGGTGGGGTGGAAATGAAGAATTACATAATCTTCCCCTTCATTCATAAGCCTAGGGTGACTTTTGGTCCCCAGATTTATGCAAACCTATTCACTAGCCTATTCACAGCAGGCTTGCTGGTTAGAAAAGACCACCTTAACTTCCAGAGCTAATCCCACACCATATCTTTATTTTACTGGCTGACAATGAACTTTTTATCTCTAATTGTTTATGGCCTTCTAAGAGAAAAGGACTGTGAAGAACAGGTGGTCGGGGtatctttcattattatttcaacTCTTTGGTTATCCTAcactattgtatatatttttagcaaATGTACTTAATTAAGCATTCGACAAACCACTTAACATTCCATATGAAGTTCAGATCTACCCTTCAAAACATTCTAGTATTTACTAAAAGattaacactgtgtgtgtgttctgagaTTTCCTGGCCAACCttgaaaatctgatttttcagtttgtggTGCCATCACGTGGGCAGAACTAGAATTGCAGTTCATCGAACATAAAGAGGAAGTAAGTGGTACCTTCCGATGGAGATCATTCTTTAATTACAAAGTTTATTTCTCTGTAgttctacagatttaatgcaaatACAATCAAAATCCCAATATGATCTCTAATGACACTTGGCAGGCTGATTCTAACCTTCATAGCAACGTGTAGGTGATCAAAAATAGCCAAGTCcctttaaagaagaagaaaaggggcaAGGCCTTTCTCTACCAGCTATCATCACTTATAATGAAGCACAGTCCTCTCACAGGGATAGACTGATCAATGGAATAAAGTGCCTAGAAATAGCTCCACATTTGTATGGAACTTTGGTAGATGACCAAAGAGTCATGATAGATCAGTGAGGAAGCGCGGGACTGTTCAGTAAATGGAACTAGAAGCCAATGGTTTTTCcatattaaaacaaagtaaactcCATAGCTCACACTGGATTCGTTTTCCAGGGCTGCCACTgcaaataccacagattgggcagtttaaatgacagaaatttttctcacagttctggagtctggaagtccaaggtcaaggtgtgggcaggctTGCTTTCTCCTGAGACCTCTTGGCTTGCGGATGAGTGCCTTCTCgccgtgtcctcacatggttgTTCCTCTGTGCACAAGCATCCTTGGTGTCCCCTTGTGTGTCCAAACTTCCTGCAATAAGGACAGAACTTAGAGTGGAGTAGGGCTCAGGCATGTTCTCACTTGAATGTTAAATGTCCTCATTTAACctgaattacctttttaaagttagtttattcatttacttattttgagattgggaggcagagggtagagagagagagggagaaagagagaatcccgacaggctctgcactgtcagtgcagagcatgatgtggggctggaacccaggaaccatgagattatgacctgagctgaaatcacgagttagTTGCTTTACCGACTAAGCCCCTCAGGCGCCCACTGAATTGCCTCTTTAatggccctgtctccaaatacagtcgtCTTCTGAGGAGTCAGGGGCTTCAATACATGGATGTTGAGGAAACACAGTTCAGCCTATAAAcactacatgcaaaaaaaatctccagatagAGTAAGGACTTGAattcaagaacaaagaaaataatagtagcAAGTATAAGCAATCAACTTTCTGAGCATAGGGTAtggaaagagttttgttttgttttgttttttagttgagATCTAATTG
This window encodes:
- the PLK2 gene encoding serine/threonine-protein kinase PLK2; the encoded protein is MELLRTITYQPAASTKMCEQALGKACGGDSKKKRPQQPPEEPQPPQPQAQGQPAAPHHHHHHSHSGAEISRIIVDPTTGKRYCRGKVLGKGGFAKCYEMTDLTNNKVYAAKIIPHSRVAKPHQREKIDKEIELHRILHHKHVVQFYHYFEDKENIYILLEYCSRRSMAHILKARKVLTEPEVRYYLRQIVSGLKYLHEQEILHRDLKLGNFFINEAMELKVGDFGLAARLEPLEHRRRTICGTPNYLSPEVLNKQGHGCESDIWALGCVMYTMLLGRPPFETTNLKETYRCIREARYTMPSSLLAPAKHLIASMLSKNPEDRPSLDDIIRHEFFLQGFTPDRLSSSCCHTVPDFHLSSPAKNFFKKAAAALFGGKKDKARYIDTHNRVSKEDEEIYKLRHDLKKTSITQQPSKHRTDEELQPPTTTVARSGTPAVENKQQIGDAIRMIVRGTLGSCSSSSECLEDSTMGSVADTVARVLRGCLENMPEADCIPKEQLSTSFQWVTKWVDYSNKYGFGYQLSDHTVGVLFNNGAHMSLLPDKKTVHYYAELGQCSVFPATDAPEQFISQVTVLKYFSHYMEENLMDGGDLPSVTDIRRPRLYLLQWLKSDKALMMLFNDGTFQVNFYHDHTKIIICSQNEEYLLTYINEDRISTTFRLTTLLMSGCSSELKNRMEYALNMLLQRCN